ATGACTTTTTATTTCTGTATGTAGCGAATTCAATTGCAGTTAGAATCGCAATTAGCGAGAGAACCTGAAAAACAGCAAAAAAAACCCAAAGACGTCTAAGGCGATATTTTAAATCGTTTACGCCAGCGGATGTGGAGTTTTGTTGACCATGTTCCATGTCCAAGACTTCCCTGTGAACTGCGTTAAGCGCGTTAAATTAACATTGTCTTTTTCTGTCGGTCCAAAATAGAGGTCCTGCAGCCTATGATCGGTAGCTTTCACCACTAAGAAGGGAGCACCTTTAAGTTCTCCCGTTAATTGAAGAATTTCGTAAGGAATTGTTTCCGTTTTTAGTTGGCTAGCTTTAGTTCGAGTCTCTAGCCCTTGAGTAAAGAAAAAGGAAATCACACTCTCTGTATAAATTAGATCATTACAAAGCGCCATGTGGGTATCGGGTCCCCAAAACGACTGAGCCTGGAAATTGGCGATATCAAGAACTGGCAAATTGTTGGACATCAGATTAGCTATAATCTGTCTTAAACCTTCGTACACGGCAGAACAAGCGGCCTTAATCGGATCGATATCACATCCCATACCAAACATCAGACCCAAAGGCTTTTTGTTCGCGTTCAAACCGTGTGCTACAAATATAAAACTACTACATTCATTCGCCGAGATCATTTCAGAGAGCTGAAAGCAAATCCCCTGACTAAGAAGAAACTCAAAAATTTCAGGCTTAAAACCAAGGTTCTCAATTCTTATTGCAGCCATTAGAAACGGGGTTTTTGTTAAGTAGTGACAGAAGAAGGCGTCACGCTCAATCAATTCGCAACGCGCGGCCAAAACGGCGTTTTCTAACGAAGTATGGACAGCCATGCCATTGGTTGTTGGAAATTTCATGCTCTCAAAAAATGTAACTCTATCTATCGCTTCACTAAAACCCTTTAAGAAAGAGAGTTCCTCTGAATCAGCAGATCCTCTTCCCTCGCGAACTTCGCCATTTACTTTTATACTTACTCTGCAGTCAAAAATATTTGTCTCAAAAGGTAGATTCCATTTAAATGCATTAACTGAAAGGTTAAGCCTTTCAGAGTTGTCCAAAATCCACTGAATAGTGTTTTGGTTATTATTCATGCTTAATTGTCCAAAAAGGAGTTACAGCAAATGCTGGATTCCCATCAAATTTCCATGGTTTTTTTGCGATCGCTAAGAAAGACGAGACACCAACCGGGATTATCTGTCCATTATTTAGCATATTAAAATGCAGGTTTCTGAATTTCTGTAGTCTATCGGATCTATCTGAGGTCTTGAGATAGTCAGACAACCAAACTGTAAACTCGTCGTCACTCATCCCGAATCCATTTAGGGAATGCGTATAATTTAGAAGGGAAAGGTTATCGAATCCCCCGGCGTCCGTAGCAATTGAAAATACGTCTGGCGCATCAGGAGACTTAAGCCCCTCAACCTCTCCCAATTCTTTAAATTTAAAATTAGGAAGCGAATTTATAATTTCTTCTTTTCCTTTTCTCGAAAGAAAATCTGCAAAATCGGCAGTAACAGTTTCATTTATATGGGTGGGGGCATTTTCAAAAGTATTTTTTATTATCTCATATTGCTCAGGTTCTATGGCTCCTTCACCCACTATTGAAAAATACTCTTGCGTTTCTGTTAATTCTAAAGAGTCTTTGAACTTGTTTAAATAGGCTGCCTTTAGTATTTTACCAACTACAATTCGCTGCTCGCTGCTAAGCTTTTTAAGTCCCATATCAGTAAAAACCAATACGGTAAGGCGTATAGGTAATGTTTTATATAGGTTGTATTCTTCAATCGCGCTAATTTGTTCGAGATTTTTTTTAAAGACTAAAGTGAAAGTCGGTAAAATATCAACAATTCCCCTATTAAGCATTTCAATCTTATTGGCGCCGATCTCATTAAGGAGATGAACGTGGGTGGGATTCTTCATGCTTGCAAGTGGATTTGAAAGATTTATTGAAAATATGGTCTTTTCATTATTTGTAGAGGATACAAAATAGGGACCAGACGTATTCTTATAATCAATTATTTTTAGCGTAACCGGATCTAATGATTTTTTTGGAATAATCGAATAGTCAGCACCGGCAACTAAAGGTAGGAAAAAAACTATATAGTCTGGTGACTTTAGTTTGAATTCAACCTTGTTGTCTCTCCAATTCAAACCAGAACAAGAATCTGAAAGTCTTTTAGGCAAAATTTCGCAATCAAGAAAATCAATCAAGCGTCCATGAAAATTTCTATTGAGAATTAGCAGCCTTTTATAGGAAAGATAAACATCTTCCGCTGTTATTTCATCTCCATCAATGGTTTTTATTCCTCGTCGAATGGAGAATGTTATACGGTCATTTTTAGTTTCGAAACTTTCAGCAATAGCACCCTGTAGTCTTCCAGCGGAATCATAGTAGAGCAGAGATGAATAAATTGAATTCAAAACTTGGTATTGTACACCATCAGTAATATTTGAGGGATCAAGGGATTCGATGTTTAAAGTCGAATAGAAGGGAATTCTTACGATAGTATTCAATTGTTCCTCGTTTTTTTTAAAATAAAGAAAGATGCTCGCGCTGGAAAGAATCACCAGCACAAGCAAACTTAGTTTTTTGTCGAGTTTAAAACATGATAAATTCATTTAGTTAATTTGGTTTTGGAACTCCACCACATCGAATTCCACTAGAGCTATCAGAAAGAACTTCTTTTTCGTTCAAAATCCCACGTTCCCTAAGTACCTCAAAAAGACCCTTATCAACGCGGACAACGCCATTTTGATCGATTGATAATTGTTTTTCGAACACCATTTCTTCAATAATATCAGCTGAAATTTCAGCTTTTACATCTGGGGTGGCTATTTCTGACGCTTGGACAGTTATGCCTGCCAGTAACGCAACACCTGCCGTAATTGCCGGGGTTTTTTTAGACATATGTTCCTCCTTGTTGAAACAGGATGTTAATTGAATCCTGTTTATAATAAAATAAATTTTTAAAAATAGAGCTTAGTGCTGTAAACTCTTTAAAATTAGATTCAGTACACTCTCTATGAGCAGGAATGAAGATGTCTCGTGAAAGTCAAAATTTTAGAAACCAATATCTTTGTGCCACTTCTGAAAAAGACATGGATGGTACAAAAATTTTCAGTCTCGAAGTGTTGACACCTTTTCCTATTTTTTTCACTTTTCCACTGCTAGACATTTCCGCTCAACTCTTATCAGCCGAAGCGAATTTTGCAATTCTGATGCCAAACAATTCTGTGTTCTGTGGTGTCCTTTTAGCTCTAGGTTACAAAGAGCAAGTCTCTTCAGAAGGACTATTATTTTTTATTGAGCCTGCATCTTTAAGACATCCTATTTCGTTTGGTATGAAGGAGTACTTTCAATTTGCGAGTCTTCAGGAACGGTCATACTTTGGACTTTCCCATTCAGATTGGAAGTTTTCCCCGACATCCCATATCTTACCGAAGTTTGAATTGCCAAATAAGAACCGCAACATACATTCTTTCGCCGATTTGATAGCGGTAAGGAAATCTGCAGTAGCATACAAAAATACGACCGTTGGATTTAAAGGTGATTACGATCTTCTGTTACGTGATTGTTATTATCTTAATGAAAAAGGAAAATTTCCGGTCGCCACTGCTGGTGGCTTTCAACATTTCGAAATATATTTTGCTACCTCCGGATTAAAAGATTTAGATCGTGGACTCTATAGAATTTTTTCTTATAAATCGGAATGGGAAAAGATAAGCACTGATGATTACACAAAGGCAATCTGGGAGAGTGCCTTCAGTCAGGAGTACACTAAAGATTGCACGAATTACTTTTTATTTGTTTTGAAGTTGTCCGAAATGAGTCCGAAGTACGGAAGCCGGAGCCATCGGTTCGCGTTCCTTGGCCTCGGTGGATTGCTTGATCGTCTTCATTTATCATCAACTAGTTATGGTGCGTCCTACAGAACCATCGGTGGCTTTGATGAAGCAATCATTAAAACCATCTTACGGATTACTGATGAAAATAGAATTATTGGCGCCGTAGGTGCAATCGGCTTTGATTAAAAGGTTTTATTTTTCCTCTCGCACTATAGAAGCCAACTGATTAAGCCGCGCGGACTTTATCGAAGTTTCATTTAAAACCTTTAGCAAGCGATGATACCCATTATAAGTAACAATGGCGGTATAATCCTTTTCCCGGTAAAGGATAATCAGCATGGCACCAGCATAGATACCGCTGTCTTTTAAACGGTCATCGTCTGACTTAATCATTTCTATGATTTGATCAAAAATACTTTCACTTAAGCCGTTCAAGCCTGCGGCTAAAATATAATTTCCTTTGGTGCGGTACGGATCTGGGTCGTCTTCAACTTTTTGATTTAATACTTGGGCACTTTCGAAATCATTCCACTTAGCAAATAATTCTACAGAGTTTGCCATCATTCGACCGTCCATGGCATCAGAGTTCGCTAGAAGTTCAGCCGAGTATTCCGGTTTCCAGTTATTTTTTGGAACTAAGGTTTTACCTAAGCTGATGGCTGTCGCAACAACGTTAGGATCTGATGCTTTCGTTCGCAGTAGTGAAAGAGTCGTGTGAAGCCACTTTTCTGAAATTCCAGGGCTGACTCTTTTTACACGAAGATTTTTTAAT
This is a stretch of genomic DNA from Bdellovibrio reynosensis. It encodes these proteins:
- a CDS encoding YcaO-like family protein, which translates into the protein MNNNQNTIQWILDNSERLNLSVNAFKWNLPFETNIFDCRVSIKVNGEVREGRGSADSEELSFLKGFSEAIDRVTFFESMKFPTTNGMAVHTSLENAVLAARCELIERDAFFCHYLTKTPFLMAAIRIENLGFKPEIFEFLLSQGICFQLSEMISANECSSFIFVAHGLNANKKPLGLMFGMGCDIDPIKAACSAVYEGLRQIIANLMSNNLPVLDIANFQAQSFWGPDTHMALCNDLIYTESVISFFFTQGLETRTKASQLKTETIPYEILQLTGELKGAPFLVVKATDHRLQDLYFGPTEKDNVNLTRLTQFTGKSWTWNMVNKTPHPLA
- a CDS encoding ABC transporter substrate-binding protein, which translates into the protein MNTIVRIPFYSTLNIESLDPSNITDGVQYQVLNSIYSSLLYYDSAGRLQGAIAESFETKNDRITFSIRRGIKTIDGDEITAEDVYLSYKRLLILNRNFHGRLIDFLDCEILPKRLSDSCSGLNWRDNKVEFKLKSPDYIVFFLPLVAGADYSIIPKKSLDPVTLKIIDYKNTSGPYFVSSTNNEKTIFSINLSNPLASMKNPTHVHLLNEIGANKIEMLNRGIVDILPTFTLVFKKNLEQISAIEEYNLYKTLPIRLTVLVFTDMGLKKLSSEQRIVVGKILKAAYLNKFKDSLELTETQEYFSIVGEGAIEPEQYEIIKNTFENAPTHINETVTADFADFLSRKGKEEIINSLPNFKFKELGEVEGLKSPDAPDVFSIATDAGGFDNLSLLNYTHSLNGFGMSDDEFTVWLSDYLKTSDRSDRLQKFRNLHFNMLNNGQIIPVGVSSFLAIAKKPWKFDGNPAFAVTPFWTIKHE
- a CDS encoding nitroreductase family protein; translated protein: MKMSRESQNFRNQYLCATSEKDMDGTKIFSLEVLTPFPIFFTFPLLDISAQLLSAEANFAILMPNNSVFCGVLLALGYKEQVSSEGLLFFIEPASLRHPISFGMKEYFQFASLQERSYFGLSHSDWKFSPTSHILPKFELPNKNRNIHSFADLIAVRKSAVAYKNTTVGFKGDYDLLLRDCYYLNEKGKFPVATAGGFQHFEIYFATSGLKDLDRGLYRIFSYKSEWEKISTDDYTKAIWESAFSQEYTKDCTNYFLFVLKLSEMSPKYGSRSHRFAFLGLGGLLDRLHLSSTSYGASYRTIGGFDEAIIKTILRITDENRIIGAVGAIGFD